Proteins from one Cytophagia bacterium CHB2 genomic window:
- a CDS encoding MCE family protein, producing MEYHSREVKAGLLVILSLLAFMAFIFTITKIDWERKEKTFTARFDYIGGIDRGAMVRFGGFLIGTVTDLYIAPDDNSQIEIVLTVDSRAPVRKDSESFITTIGIMGESYIEITPGTNEEELLGSGGRLRTREVPALNRLSEPFMDVSKQLALLLVQANDLLNDTNRRRFSNMLANADSLLGSNASEISGIVSNLNALTFQMQNFSAKLDKLMGENAQTLDTTMASLNVTLTRIDTLLQSLNETMQVLNDVALTNQTNLHGTMENLERATNDFAQFSRTLKERPWNLIRKSSPPERKLPD from the coding sequence ATGGAATATCATTCCCGCGAAGTCAAAGCCGGTCTTTTGGTGATTCTGAGTTTGCTCGCGTTTATGGCGTTTATATTCACCATCACTAAAATCGACTGGGAACGCAAGGAAAAAACGTTTACCGCGCGCTTCGACTATATCGGCGGCATTGATCGCGGCGCGATGGTACGCTTCGGCGGCTTTTTGATCGGCACGGTCACGGATTTGTACATCGCCCCGGATGACAACAGCCAAATCGAGATCGTGTTGACCGTGGATTCGCGCGCGCCCGTGCGCAAAGATTCGGAAAGCTTTATCACCACCATCGGCATTATGGGAGAATCATATATCGAAATCACCCCCGGCACGAATGAAGAAGAGCTGCTCGGCTCCGGCGGCCGTTTGCGCACGCGCGAAGTGCCGGCGCTGAACCGGCTCAGCGAGCCGTTCATGGATGTTAGCAAACAATTGGCGTTGTTGCTGGTGCAGGCAAATGATTTGCTCAACGACACCAACCGCCGGCGCTTTTCCAACATGCTCGCCAATGCCGATTCGCTGCTGGGCAGCAATGCCAGCGAAATTTCCGGAATCGTTTCGAATTTAAATGCGCTCACGTTTCAAATGCAAAACTTCAGCGCCAAACTCGACAAGCTGATGGGCGAAAACGCGCAGACCTTGGACACCACAATGGCGAGTTTGAATGTAACCCTGACGCGCATTGACACACTGCTGCAATCGTTGAATGAAACCATGCAGGTGTTGAACGATGTGGCGCTCACCAATCAAACCAATCTGCACGGCACGATGGAGAATTTGGAGCGCGCGACCAACGATTTCGCGCAATTCAGCCGCACGCTCAAAGAACGCCCGTGGAATTTGATCCGCAAATCTTCGCCGC
- a CDS encoding ABC transporter ATP-binding protein — MPTTPTPLNGPLRLPEDIIISIRDLVTHYGNRPILQGINLDIRRGETMVILGRSGCGKSTLLRHLVGLALPTSGQIIIKGYDLAAMSEGETAPVLRKMGMLFQGAALFNSMTVGDNVALPLREHTRLEESTIKIMTRIKLELVGLAGFENFMPAQLSGGMKKRAGLARAIAMDPEILFCDEPSAGLDPVVAVGIDELILKLKRAFNMTTVVVTHELASVFKIADRIAMLHEGQIVAMGTPEELRDNAHPIVQQFFNRLPDAEELNSEAYLNTLVGA, encoded by the coding sequence ATGCCAACGACTCCGACTCCGCTCAACGGCCCGCTGCGCCTGCCTGAAGACATTATCATTTCGATTCGCGATCTCGTCACGCATTATGGCAACCGGCCAATTTTGCAGGGCATCAATCTCGATATTCGGCGCGGCGAAACCATGGTCATTCTCGGGCGCTCGGGTTGCGGCAAAAGCACGCTGTTGCGCCATCTCGTGGGGTTGGCCTTGCCGACCTCCGGCCAAATCATCATTAAGGGTTATGATCTCGCTGCGATGAGCGAGGGAGAAACGGCGCCCGTGTTGCGCAAAATGGGCATGCTGTTTCAAGGCGCGGCTTTGTTCAACTCCATGACGGTGGGCGACAACGTTGCCCTGCCGCTGCGCGAACATACGCGCCTGGAAGAATCGACCATCAAAATTATGACGCGCATCAAGCTCGAGCTCGTCGGCTTGGCGGGTTTTGAAAATTTTATGCCGGCGCAATTGAGCGGCGGCATGAAAAAACGTGCAGGCCTGGCGCGCGCCATTGCCATGGACCCGGAGATTCTGTTTTGCGACGAACCCTCGGCCGGTCTGGACCCGGTGGTGGCCGTGGGCATCGATGAATTGATTCTCAAGCTCAAACGCGCCTTCAATATGACCACGGTGGTGGTGACGCATGAGCTGGCCTCGGTTTTCAAAATTGCGGATCGCATTGCCATGTTGCATGAAGGCCAGATCGTGGCGATGGGCACGCCGGAAGAACTGCGCGACAACGCGCATCCCATCGTGCAACAATTTTTTAACCGGCTGCCGGATGCAGAAGAATTGAATTCGGAGGCGTATCTCAACACCTTGGTGGGCGCATAG
- a CDS encoding ABC transporter permease — protein MTKVLGYLGRQTLQFLVHLDRFARLSVETVWWTIVAPFKGEKMRVRSLIEQVVRIGYESLPIVLAIAFFVGIILAMQAAYQLKRFGATIFVADLVGVSVIRELGPLLTAIVIAGRSGSAIAAEISSMKVAEEIDALRTMGLNPIGFLVVPRALALMIALPCLTVLADLVGIFGGYLLAITTLDFSTLRYFNQTSAALTMKDLITGLVKSECFAIIIAMVACYEGFRAEGGAVGVGKSTTTTVVASIFLIIAADVFFTALFYASF, from the coding sequence ATGACGAAGGTGTTGGGATATCTAGGCCGGCAAACGCTGCAATTTTTAGTACATCTCGATCGCTTCGCACGCTTGAGCGTGGAAACGGTGTGGTGGACGATCGTCGCGCCGTTCAAAGGCGAGAAAATGCGTGTGCGCAGCCTCATCGAGCAAGTCGTGCGCATCGGATATGAATCGCTGCCCATCGTCCTGGCCATCGCCTTTTTCGTGGGAATTATTCTGGCGATGCAAGCGGCGTATCAACTTAAACGTTTTGGCGCAACGATTTTCGTCGCCGATCTCGTCGGCGTTTCGGTGATTCGCGAATTAGGCCCGCTGCTCACCGCCATCGTCATTGCAGGCCGCAGCGGCTCGGCCATTGCCGCGGAGATCAGTTCCATGAAAGTGGCAGAAGAGATTGATGCGCTGCGCACCATGGGTCTAAATCCCATCGGTTTCTTAGTGGTGCCGCGCGCCCTGGCCCTGATGATCGCGTTGCCCTGCCTGACGGTTCTCGCGGATTTAGTAGGCATTTTCGGGGGTTATCTGCTCGCCATCACCACACTGGATTTCTCCACGCTGCGATATTTTAATCAAACCTCGGCGGCGCTGACGATGAAGGACTTGATCACGGGATTGGTCAAAAGCGAATGTTTTGCCATAATCATCGCGATGGTGGCTTGTTATGAAGGTTTTCGCGCCGAAGGCGGGGCCGTGGGCGTGGGCAAATCGACCACAACAACAGTTGTTGCCTCGATTTTCTTAATCATCGCTGCGGATGTTTTTTTTACCGCATTGTTTTATGCGAGTTTCTGA
- a CDS encoding STAS domain-containing protein: MLDIVTRQKDQATIIAISGDVDLYSSPEVRKVIIGLTNKKAPLIVVDLRAVNYMDSSGIATLVEGLQQMSKYQGELRLFGLGAAVREVFELSRLDKVFQIYESEDAALRNGKTSREELQSAAG; the protein is encoded by the coding sequence ATGCTTGACATCGTCACACGTCAAAAGGATCAGGCCACGATCATCGCCATTTCGGGTGACGTGGATCTCTACTCGTCGCCGGAGGTGCGCAAAGTCATCATCGGCTTGACTAACAAGAAGGCGCCGCTCATTGTGGTGGATTTGCGCGCCGTCAATTATATGGACAGCTCCGGCATTGCGACGCTGGTCGAAGGCCTGCAGCAAATGAGCAAATATCAAGGCGAATTGCGACTGTTCGGCCTGGGCGCTGCGGTGCGTGAAGTCTTCGAGCTGAGCCGCTTGGACAAAGTCTTCCAAATTTATGAAAGTGAAGACGCGGCGTTGCGGAACGGCAAAACCTCGCGTGAAGAACTGCAATCTGCCGCAGGATAA
- a CDS encoding ATP-binding protein has translation MKGIKRKRANAAKLTSDTVEFRVASDPKLLKIIRAGIAHLCELIGFTPQQSLQTTLAVDEACANIIKYAYDGATDKPIIVTARMIQNGIEIILRDFGKKAVLTEIKSRDLNDIRPGGLGVHLIRSAMDVVAYDTGLKRGNQLRLAKFFVSDPASAETEKSSLVHASP, from the coding sequence ATGAAAGGGATAAAACGAAAACGCGCGAACGCGGCCAAACTAACCAGCGACACAGTTGAATTCCGGGTGGCGAGCGATCCCAAGCTGCTCAAAATCATTCGCGCCGGCATCGCGCATTTGTGCGAATTGATCGGCTTTACGCCGCAGCAAAGCTTGCAAACCACGCTGGCCGTGGATGAGGCGTGCGCGAATATCATTAAATATGCTTATGACGGCGCGACCGACAAGCCCATCATCGTCACCGCGCGCATGATTCAAAACGGCATCGAAATCATCTTGCGCGATTTCGGGAAAAAGGCCGTACTCACAGAAATCAAATCGCGCGATCTCAACGACATTCGCCCCGGCGGCCTGGGCGTGCATCTCATTCGCAGTGCGATGGACGTCGTCGCCTATGACACGGGCCTCAAACGCGGCAATCAATTGCGTTTGGCAAAATTTTTTGTATCAGACCCAGCTTCCGCAGAGACGGAGAAATCGTCTCTTGTTCATGCAAGCCCATGA
- a CDS encoding TPM domain-containing protein: MTIRFFLCFFYFAFVALPAQTLEVPFLAARVNDTAGMLSSATIEELEQTLKTHEDSTSNQVVVLTIAGLQGEVLEEFSLRVVETWKIGQADNDNGVLLLIARDDRAVRIEVGSGLEGDLPDITCGRIIRNEIVPRFRDGDFDGGVRNGVHAILAAIQGAYVASDEPASSELDWKGRLLMLFVFSVVVGMFTYICAVSEGFSGWFLYFFLIPFWFAFPLVILGTRGGMAAFGAYLFGIGGLKLWLSFSPKGKAQQKKWSKKWGGSTGGGWRSSAGGSSGRSGSSGGGFSGGGGSFSGGGASGGW; the protein is encoded by the coding sequence ATGACGATACGGTTTTTTCTCTGCTTTTTCTATTTCGCTTTCGTCGCACTGCCAGCGCAAACGCTCGAGGTTCCGTTCTTAGCCGCGAGAGTGAACGATACCGCCGGCATGCTCTCTTCGGCGACCATCGAGGAGCTGGAGCAGACTCTCAAGACGCACGAAGATTCGACTTCCAATCAAGTCGTCGTGCTCACGATTGCCGGTTTGCAGGGCGAAGTATTGGAGGAATTCTCCCTGCGTGTAGTAGAGACATGGAAGATCGGTCAGGCCGATAACGATAATGGCGTGTTGCTGTTGATCGCCCGCGATGATCGCGCCGTGCGTATCGAAGTCGGCAGCGGCCTGGAAGGCGATTTGCCGGACATCACTTGCGGTCGCATCATTCGCAATGAAATCGTGCCGCGTTTTCGCGACGGTGATTTTGACGGCGGCGTGCGTAACGGCGTACATGCGATTCTCGCAGCCATTCAAGGCGCTTATGTCGCAAGCGATGAGCCGGCATCTTCGGAGCTTGATTGGAAAGGCCGGCTGCTGATGCTCTTCGTTTTTTCAGTTGTCGTCGGGATGTTCACATACATCTGCGCCGTTTCAGAAGGCTTCTCCGGCTGGTTCTTGTATTTCTTTCTGATTCCGTTTTGGTTCGCATTTCCGCTGGTGATTTTGGGAACGCGAGGCGGGATGGCTGCATTTGGCGCGTATTTATTCGGCATCGGCGGGCTGAAATTGTGGTTGAGCTTCAGCCCAAAGGGCAAAGCGCAGCAAAAAAAATGGTCAAAGAAATGGGGAGGCAGCACGGGCGGCGGCTGGCGTTCCTCCGCGGGCGGCAGTTCGGGGCGCAGCGGTTCTTCCGGCGGCGGTTTTTCGGGAGGCGGCGGCAGCTTTTCCGGCGGCGGCGCTTCCGGCGGATGGTGA